A window of Esox lucius isolate fEsoLuc1 chromosome 18, fEsoLuc1.pri, whole genome shotgun sequence contains these coding sequences:
- the rhag gene encoding ammonium transporter Rh type A, giving the protein MPAYATNMRLKFPILALTLEIITIILFSVFVVYDDGEKHDGHGDHGNSNSSHKEAKDPMTLYPMFQDVHVMIFIGFGFLMTFLKRYGFSSVGLNLLLAAFALQWGLLMQGLWHLDADGKIRVDVFKMINADFSTATVLISFGAVLGKTSPVQLLIMTILEITIFGINEHLVANVLGANDVGASMIIHAFGAYFGLAVARVLYRPALRDHENNGSVYHSDLFAMIGTVFLWMFWPSFNSAIANPGADQLMAVTNTYFSLAACVLSAYAISSLVEHKGKLDMVHIQNATLAGGVAVGTCADMNIGPFGAMLIGFVAGIISTLGFKFLSPILASHLGIQDTCGVHNLHGMPGILGGIAGIVAVAMGKKNGSAAMQACALASSLGFALVGGAITGLIMKLPFWGQPPDQNCFDDSIYWEVPEEEEAEESLAHGEHSTNKAEA; this is encoded by the exons ATGCCTGCATACGCCACCAACATGAGGTTAAAGTTCCCTATCCTGGCTCTGACCCTGGAGATTATCACCATCATCCTCTTTTCTGTGTTCGTGGTCTACGATGACGGGGAGAAACACGATGGACACGGAGACCATGGCAACAGCAACAGCTCGCACAAGGAGGCCAAGGACCCAATGACCCTCTACCCCA TGTTTCAGGATGTCCACGTGATGATCTTCATCGGTTTCGGCTTCCTGATGACGTTCCTGAAGAGGTATGGCTTCAGCAGCGTGGGCCTCAACCTCCTCCTCGCCGCCTTCGCCCTGCAGTGGGGTCTCCTCATGCAAGGCCTCTGGCACCTGGACGCCGACGGGAAGATCAGAGTCGACGTCTTCAA GATGATCAACGCAGACTTCAGCACAGCCACTGTGTTGATCTCCTTCGGGGCGGTCCTCGGTAAAACCAGCCCCGTCCAGCTCCTCATTATGACCATCCTGGAGATTACCATATTCGGCATCAACGAACATCTGGTGGCCAACGTCCTGGGG GCCAACGACGTCGGGGCCTCCATGATCATCCACGCCTTCGGGGCGTACTTCGGACTGGCGGTGGCCCGGGTGCTGTACCGACCCGCTCTGAGGGACCATGAGAACAACGGTTCTGTCTACCACTCGGACCTCTTTGCCATGATCG GCACCGTGTTCCTCTGGATGTTTTGGCCCAGTTTCAACTCCGCCATCGCTAACCCCGGCGCTGACCAGCTCATGGCCGTCACCAACACCTACTTCTCCTTGGCCGCCTGCGTGCTCTCTGCCTACGCCATATCCAGCCTGGTGGAGCACAAAGGGAAGCTGGACATG GTCCACATCCAGAACGCCACCCTGGCCGGAGGTGTTGCCGTGGGAACCTGCGCTGACATGAACATCGGGCCTTTCGGGGCCATGCTCATCGGGTTCGTGGCTGGCATCATCTCAACACTGGGCTTCAAGTTTCTCTCT CCCATCCTGGCATCCCACCTGGGCATCCAGGACACCTGTGGCGTCCACAACCTGCACGGTATGCCCGGCATCCTGGGGGGCATCGCCGGCATTGTGGCTGTAGCAATGGGCAAAAAGAATGG GAGTGCTGCGATGCAAGCTTGCGCCCTGGCCTCATCCCTCGGGTTCGCTTTGGTGGGAGGAGCCATAACAG GTCTGATAATGAAGCTTCCGTTCTGGGGGCAGCCTCCAGATCAGAACTGCTTTGACGATTCCATTTATTGGGAG GTTCCTGAAgaagaggaggcagaggaaAGCCTGGCTCACGGAGAACATTCCACTAACAAAGCCGAGGCCTAA